Proteins from a single region of Armatimonadia bacterium:
- the rph gene encoding ribonuclease PH, which translates to MTREDGRGNGDLRDCRILVGVNKYAEGSCLITMGATKVHVTASVEERVPRWLMDSGQGWVTAEYGMLPRSTSERTSREAATGKQGGRTLEIQRLIGRSLRAACELSSLGSRTITLDCDVIQADGGTRTASITGAYVALAQACKWLERKRMVKRNPLACQVAAVSCGIVSGELMLDLAYTEDSRAGVDLNLVMTSDGRIIEVQGTAEGAAFTKQQLDDMMGLGQQGLKVLFEKQREAVAKLGE; encoded by the coding sequence TTGACTCGTGAAGACGGCCGTGGAAACGGCGACCTGAGGGACTGCAGGATTCTTGTGGGCGTAAACAAATACGCGGAGGGCTCGTGCCTGATCACTATGGGCGCGACGAAGGTCCACGTAACCGCGTCGGTCGAAGAGCGCGTGCCGCGCTGGTTGATGGATTCCGGGCAAGGCTGGGTCACGGCAGAGTACGGGATGCTCCCCAGGTCCACCTCTGAACGGACCTCGCGGGAAGCAGCGACCGGTAAGCAGGGCGGACGGACGCTGGAGATTCAGCGGCTGATCGGGCGCTCGCTGCGAGCGGCCTGTGAGCTGTCGTCCCTGGGGTCGCGCACGATTACGCTGGACTGCGACGTCATCCAGGCGGACGGTGGCACGCGGACCGCCTCGATCACCGGCGCCTATGTGGCGCTCGCACAGGCCTGCAAGTGGCTGGAGCGCAAGCGGATGGTCAAGCGGAACCCCTTGGCGTGCCAGGTGGCAGCGGTGTCGTGCGGAATCGTCTCCGGTGAGCTGATGCTGGATCTGGCCTACACGGAGGACAGCCGAGCGGGCGTCGACCTGAACCTGGTCATGACCTCCGACGGCCGGATCATCGAGGTCCAAGGCACGGCTGAGGGTGCGGCCTTCACGAAGCAGCAGCTAGATGACATGATGGGCCTTGGTCAGCAGGGCCTGAAAGTGTTGTTCGAGAAGCAGCGCGAGGCGGTTGCGAAGCTGGGAGAATAG
- a CDS encoding N-acetylmuramoyl-L-alanine amidase, producing the protein MAIAGKALSGSPAAFVEEGTVLGPLAEAARLAGASAVWSAAHACLTVTSSEGKRIVLSAGKTQMQAGGKEVELRKAPRVQSGVLVGPLSPLLQTLGLRVHWTPGKSYMTANGLVKGVLVRAGSAGARIEVATSVPVAGNLVSTNSPPKRYVDLAGVELEVAAGETRPIYTGPLAQMRTGQPGDKPNCARVVADLKTDTPARWVPAKDGHGGCLLLGSDDGHLAVVTRNLPKLTEVSSVQPGPDAERLRLTVNWPIMPHYDVAIRPPRIEVVLPEVECRLPSGLLRTYGDFVDQVEVRPQTSPRQTTVTLYLKELIRFDVLPMPFGGAEVVFRRGRLQDQTVALDPGHGGKDSGARGLKLLEKEVNLDVASRAARMLQAMGARAFLTREDDTYVGLYDRPEIAQRRDADLFVSVHCNAMPQRNCGHGTETYYYRPDSKSLGFLVQNALTESLGRTDRGVKSARFVVIREAKVPAVLAELMFINDDQEEALLQQTGLRDRAAGAIVEGVRQFVEGSGKASVALN; encoded by the coding sequence GTGGCAATCGCCGGCAAGGCCCTCAGTGGTTCCCCGGCGGCTTTTGTGGAGGAGGGCACGGTCCTGGGGCCGCTGGCCGAGGCTGCCCGACTTGCCGGGGCTTCTGCGGTCTGGAGCGCGGCACACGCCTGCCTGACCGTCACCTCCTCCGAGGGGAAGCGGATTGTCCTGAGCGCCGGGAAGACGCAGATGCAGGCCGGCGGCAAAGAGGTCGAACTGCGCAAGGCGCCGCGGGTGCAGTCGGGCGTGCTCGTGGGGCCACTCTCTCCCTTGCTGCAGACCCTGGGGCTACGGGTTCATTGGACGCCGGGCAAGAGCTACATGACGGCGAACGGGCTTGTGAAGGGCGTGCTGGTCCGGGCCGGTTCAGCAGGAGCACGGATAGAAGTCGCCACCTCTGTCCCCGTGGCCGGCAATCTCGTATCGACCAACTCGCCGCCGAAGCGGTACGTGGACCTGGCGGGAGTGGAGCTGGAAGTTGCTGCGGGCGAGACAAGGCCCATCTACACGGGGCCACTGGCACAGATGCGAACCGGCCAGCCCGGCGACAAGCCGAACTGCGCACGGGTCGTGGCAGACCTGAAGACGGACACGCCGGCACGGTGGGTTCCGGCAAAGGACGGGCATGGCGGCTGCCTGCTGCTCGGCAGTGACGACGGACACCTGGCGGTGGTGACGCGGAACCTGCCGAAGCTGACTGAAGTGAGCAGCGTTCAGCCGGGTCCTGATGCGGAGCGCCTGCGGCTGACGGTGAACTGGCCGATCATGCCCCACTACGATGTGGCGATCCGGCCACCACGGATCGAGGTTGTCCTGCCGGAGGTCGAGTGCCGGCTTCCCAGCGGGCTACTGAGAACCTACGGGGACTTCGTGGACCAAGTCGAGGTGCGCCCGCAGACCTCGCCTCGGCAGACTACCGTGACCCTGTACCTGAAGGAGCTGATCCGCTTCGACGTTCTGCCGATGCCCTTCGGTGGGGCAGAGGTGGTGTTCCGTCGCGGACGCCTTCAGGACCAGACGGTGGCGCTCGATCCCGGGCACGGCGGGAAGGACTCGGGGGCACGAGGCCTCAAGCTGCTGGAGAAGGAAGTCAACCTCGACGTTGCGAGTCGTGCTGCCCGGATGCTGCAGGCCATGGGTGCGCGGGCCTTCCTGACCCGTGAGGACGACACCTATGTGGGGCTGTACGACCGGCCGGAGATCGCTCAGCGGCGAGACGCAGACCTGTTCGTGTCGGTACACTGCAACGCGATGCCGCAGCGCAACTGCGGCCATGGGACAGAGACCTACTACTACCGCCCGGACAGCAAGTCCCTGGGTTTCCTGGTGCAGAACGCGTTGACCGAGAGCCTGGGGCGGACCGACCGTGGGGTAAAGTCGGCACGGTTCGTGGTGATCCGTGAGGCGAAGGTCCCGGCGGTGCTGGCCGAGCTGATGTTCATCAACGATGACCAGGAGGAAGCGCTCCTGCAGCAGACAGGCCTTCGCGACCGAGCTGCCGGTGCGATTGTGGAAGGTGTACGGCAGTTTGTCGAGGGCTCTGGGAAGGCTTCCGTGGCGCTGAACTAG
- a CDS encoding helix-turn-helix transcriptional regulator, with translation MTQTDTPLPDLKYEDCPCAGRNLDKLVQPAILTVLAREDAHGYVLVQRLADLPTFHGDKPDTTGVYRFLRQMEERGLVTSTWDTSETGPAKRLYHLTGAGRVCLEHWVGTLCAYHQALGELLEVARKASKG, from the coding sequence ATGACACAGACTGACACCCCGCTGCCTGACCTGAAGTACGAAGACTGCCCCTGTGCAGGGCGGAATCTGGACAAGCTGGTCCAGCCTGCCATCCTGACCGTGCTGGCGCGTGAGGATGCCCACGGGTATGTGCTGGTGCAGCGTCTGGCCGACCTGCCGACCTTCCACGGAGATAAGCCGGACACCACGGGTGTCTACCGCTTCCTGCGGCAGATGGAGGAACGCGGGCTGGTCACCTCGACCTGGGACACCTCTGAGACCGGTCCTGCGAAGCGCCTCTATCACCTCACCGGGGCCGGGCGGGTATGCCTGGAGCACTGGGTTGGAACGCTGTGCGCGTACCACCAGGCGCTGGGCGAGTTGCTTGAGGTTGCACGAAAGGCGAGCAAGGGGTAG
- a CDS encoding thioredoxin family protein → MRRLQVLGLVLIAAVLGFGAGWRIWGTPGEHTAPATANADCVCTCELPSSRAQARSGAPAPRIPTGSGRACLVEFDARESSEGDRMQGVLDQLEPQLAGRLDVVRVDTGLYPGQAQRFRLRRVPTQVLVDATGKELWRHEGYLSLEELQAVSRPHLKTTRKGPAGS, encoded by the coding sequence ATGCGCCGGCTCCAGGTCCTCGGCCTGGTTCTGATTGCTGCTGTGCTCGGGTTCGGCGCCGGTTGGCGGATCTGGGGAACACCCGGTGAGCACACGGCCCCAGCAACCGCCAACGCCGATTGCGTGTGTACATGCGAACTGCCGTCGTCACGGGCACAAGCCAGGAGTGGAGCCCCGGCTCCCAGGATACCCACAGGGTCCGGTCGTGCCTGCCTGGTTGAGTTCGACGCGAGGGAGTCGAGTGAAGGTGACCGGATGCAGGGCGTCCTCGACCAACTGGAGCCCCAACTCGCCGGTCGCCTCGATGTCGTGCGGGTCGATACGGGCCTGTATCCCGGCCAGGCTCAGCGCTTCAGGCTACGAAGGGTCCCCACACAGGTCCTGGTCGACGCGACCGGCAAGGAGCTGTGGCGACACGAAGGTTACCTCTCGCTCGAGGAACTCCAGGCCGTGAGTAGGCCTCACCTCAAGACCACCCGCAAGGGCCCGGCCGGTTCTTGA
- a CDS encoding prepilin-type N-terminal cleavage/methylation domain-containing protein produces MPCRGFTLIELLVVIAIIAILAAILFPVFAQAREKARSIACLSNLKQLGMGAVMYAQDYDEMYVPHCIRDLTNLSEHPSAYWFELLQPYVKNAQIFVCPSHGGAVGGNGWTGSYGYICDGFTLDPSNVNYSGLPYGGYGSLSDIHYPAEMIMIGEADSAVCRTCPLYHNHGMPATPPIHPVQTRHQGGSNYAFYDGHAKWMRYEQTLLPRDMWKNLP; encoded by the coding sequence ATGCCTTGCAGAGGCTTCACGCTGATCGAGCTTCTGGTGGTCATCGCCATCATCGCGATCCTCGCCGCGATTCTCTTCCCGGTCTTCGCCCAGGCTCGGGAGAAGGCTCGGTCCATCGCGTGCCTGAGCAACCTCAAGCAGTTGGGAATGGGAGCGGTCATGTATGCCCAGGACTACGACGAGATGTACGTGCCCCACTGCATACGTGACCTGACGAACTTGTCCGAGCACCCTTCCGCTTACTGGTTCGAGCTGCTTCAGCCCTATGTCAAGAACGCCCAGATCTTTGTCTGCCCTTCGCACGGAGGTGCTGTTGGCGGCAATGGGTGGACTGGCAGCTATGGGTACATCTGCGACGGCTTCACGCTGGACCCGAGCAACGTCAACTACTCGGGCCTCCCCTACGGCGGATATGGTTCGCTGTCGGATATCCACTACCCCGCCGAGATGATCATGATTGGAGAGGCCGATTCGGCAGTGTGCCGGACATGCCCCCTCTATCACAACCATGGGATGCCTGCCACGCCGCCGATTCACCCGGTCCAGACGAGGCATCAGGGCGGAAGCAACTACGCCTTCTATGACGGGCACGCCAAGTGGATGAGGTACGAGCAGACCCTCTTGCCTCGCGATATGTGGAAGAACCTCCCCTGA